Proteins encoded within one genomic window of Pieris brassicae chromosome 12, ilPieBrab1.1, whole genome shotgun sequence:
- the LOC123717549 gene encoding extracellular serine/threonine protein kinase four-jointed, whose translation MADTESIIKSKETHSEDMIEKFNIPITMFSKKPSYVIYNNLYKEDLKRITLKREYSFYNYCFISVCISFILGFIIGVVLMGAQTSIAVKNPRKLNSTVRTLNSLKVSKDTRELEILDKRAFSAVSFTGDNHKYKDIYPKSLTDDMKEILKDNKMNREHKKLNFNRTLHVPNENTVLYGNIYWGTEVENSMPQGYGENTAEIWEQYVNQSEVVKMEAGCGRMQNRLVTFKDGIQACVRYRQNTDQIQGEIFSFYVARLLNLTNLAPTVVKIVDVKDKLWSNVANDIATAQWNSNRAVILTQYIPSLESATIPDIFKPSNRHLNKKDIQEITMKEKDMDKQILINKLKLKNVKAIIDDKDFDHVDMKLNKKTKELFVELAQWSDLIIFDYLTANLDRIVNNLFNYQWNVNIMDGPAHNLARKMDSGLLMFLDNESGLLHGYRLLKKYNVYHSLMLDNLCVFRKRTVDSIKELSDLSIGSKLSEIFHRKNNAIIRDILPPLPEKNAKILQDRISKVVSQIEKCERLFGTR comes from the coding sequence atgGCTGACACTGAGAGCATTATAAAGTCTAAAGAAACACACTCAGAAGATATGAttgaaaaattcaatatacCCATCACAATGTTTAGCAAAAAACCtagttatgtaatatataacaatttatacaaaGAAGACTTAAAAAGAATAACTCTAAAAAGAgaatatagtttttacaactattgtttcataagtgtatgtattagttttatattaggtTTTATAATTGGAGTTGTGTTAATGGGCGCTCAAACAAGTATCGCTGTAAAGAATCCCAGAAAACTTAACTCGACTGTAAGGACGTTGAACTCCTTAAAAGTTTCCAAAGACACGAGAGAACTagaaattttagataaaagagCATTTTCTGCCGTTTCATTCACGGGAGACAACCACAAATACAAAGACATTTACCCCAAAAGTCTCACTGACGATATGAAAGAGATTttgaaagataataaaatgaatcgtgaacacaaaaaacttaatttcaaTCGAACGTTACATGTTCCAAATGAAAACACTGTACTCTACGGAAATATCTACTGGGGGACGGAAGTAGAAAATTCAATGCCTCAAGGATATGGAGAGAACACGGCGGAAATATGGGAACAGTACGTAAACCAAAGTGAAGTCGTCAAAATGGAAGCCGGATGCGGAAGGATGCAAAATCGTCTTGTTACTttcaaagatggaatacaagCCTGTGTGCGGTATAGACAAAATACAGATCAAATTCAAGGAGAGATATTTAGTTTCTATGTCGCTAGGTTGCTTAATCTTACTAATTTAGCACCGACAGTTGTTAAAATAGTTGATGTTAAAGATAAGCTGTGGTCTAATGTAGCAAATGACATAGCGACTGCTCAGTGGAATTCAAATAGAGCAGTTATTTTAACTCAGTATATACCGTCTctagaatcggctactatacCTGATATTTTTAAGCCCTCAAATCGCCACCTGAACAAAAAAGACATTCAGGAAATAACGATGAAAGAAAAAGATATGgacaaacaaattttaataaacaaactcAAATTAAAGAATGTAAAAGCTATAATTGATGACAAAGATTTCGATCATGTTGATATGAAACTGAATAAGAAAACGAAAGAATTGTTCGTAGAACTTGCTCAATGGTCAGATTTGATTATTTTCGACTATCTAACTGCCAATTTAGATagaatagtaaataatttgtttaactaCCAATggaatgtaaatataatggACGGTCCCGCTCATAATTTAGCCAGAAAGATGGACAGTGGACTACTTATGTTCTTAGATAATGAATCTGGCTTGTTACACGGTTAtagactattaaaaaaatataatgtgtatCATAGTTTAATGCTAGATAACTTGTGTGTATTTAGAAAAAGAACAGTTGACTCTATAAAGGAACTAAGTGATTTATCTATAGGTAGTAAATTAAGTGAGATATTTCATAGGAAAAATAATGCTATAATTAGAGATATATTACCTCCGCTACCGGAGAAGAATGCAAAAATACTTCAAGATAGAATCAGTAAAGTTGTAAgtcaaattgaaaaatgcGAGAGACTGTTTGGAAccagataa